The sequence TAGACCTTCGCGCGCTGAGAGTCGCGGGGCGTCACTTCTCAAGCGCAGAGCGGGCACCCGCGAGTTCCGGGCTGGCGCCCAAGCGGGCCCGCCTGCCCGCACGGTCACCGGCCCGCCGCGCCGCCGACGAGTACCCCGCCGTCGCGCTGGTGGCTCGCCAGGTGCCGCGGGCTTCGGAGGTCTCCCGGTAGAAGTCGCGGAGTTCGATGTCCTTGTCCCGCAGGGCAAGAGCGGTGCTCGGTCGGCTGTCGCGGCTCTTGGTGGCTTCCCTGCGGGCCTCCTCGCGGGCCTGCGCCAGGCGCTGGCCGATGCGGGCGCCGAAAGCCAGCTGAAAGTTGATCCGTGCGGTGATGGTGGGTGTCGGGCGGTGCGCACCCGAGGCGATGTAGGCCTGCGACGCCTTGACCATCTGCATCACCAGGCTGGCGTAGAGCGCGTGGCTGGTGTCGATGTCCTCGGGAAAGCCATAGGCGTGCACGAAGGTCGAGTTGGAGGCGACGTCACACTTCACGTCGTTGGCGTGGGCGATGACCGTGAACAACTGCACGAAGGTGCGCAGGCCACGGGTGCCCGCGTTGCCGATGGTGATCGTGCGCTGCACCGGCATCTGCGCCTTGGTCCGCTGCTCGGAATGCGCACGCGCCACCGCCAGATCGATCGACGTCGCCGTGGCCAGCCGCTGCGCCGCGGCCATGAACGCGTCGGCTTCGTGCGGGTTGTCGGTGCCCTCGGCCTGGCGGAGCAGCGCGGCGATCCGAGCCAGCATCTTGTCGTCGCTCATGAGCCAAATCTAGGGCTACTTGCCGACAAAACCATTCAGCGCCTCGACAACCTGTGGAGAAAGTGGCTCCTGGTTGGCGTAGTTGGCGACGTTGTCGCTCGCGTCGTCGCGTAGCACGTGGTTGACGCCGGTGAGCTCGATGACCGTCAGCTCGGTGTGGCCGAGCGCTGCGACGAGCGCCTTCTCGTCCTCGCAGCGGGCCTGGCCGTCGGCGTCCGAACA comes from Mycolicibacterium pulveris and encodes:
- a CDS encoding DUF2786 domain-containing protein, which encodes MSDDKMLARIAALLRQAEGTDNPHEADAFMAAAQRLATATSIDLAVARAHSEQRTKAQMPVQRTITIGNAGTRGLRTFVQLFTVIAHANDVKCDVASNSTFVHAYGFPEDIDTSHALYASLVMQMVKASQAYIASGAHRPTPTITARINFQLAFGARIGQRLAQAREEARREATKSRDSRPSTALALRDKDIELRDFYRETSEARGTWRATSATAGYSSAARRAGDRAGRRARLGASPELAGARSALEK